One genomic segment of Equus przewalskii isolate Varuska chromosome 13, EquPr2, whole genome shotgun sequence includes these proteins:
- the GABRA6 gene encoding gamma-aminobutyric acid receptor subunit alpha-6 isoform X1, which produces MASPLPWLYIILWVENALGKLEDEGNFYSENISRILDNLLEGYDNRLRPGFGNAVTEVKTDIYVTSFGPVSDVEMEYTMDVFFRQTWTDERLKFGGPTEILSLNNLMVSKIWTPDTFFRNGKKSIAHNMTTPNKLFRIMQNGTILYTMRLTINADCPMRLVNFPMDGHACPLKFGSYAYPKSEIIYTWKKGPLYSVEVPEESSSLLQYDLIGQTVSSETIKSNTGEYVIMTVYFHLQRKMGYFMIQIYTPCIMTVILSQVSFWINKESVPARTVFGITTVLTMTTLSISARHSLPKVSYATAMDWFIAVCFAFVFSALIEFAAVNYFTNLQTQKAKRKAQIAASPPVTISKATEPLEAEIVLHPDSRYHLKKRITSLSLPIVPPPETNKVLTRAPILQSTPVTPPPLSPAFGGTSKIDQYSRILFPVAFAGFNLVYWVVYLSKDTMEVSSSVE; this is translated from the exons ATGGCGTCGCCTCTGCCCTGGCTGTACATTATTCTATG GGTAGAAAATGCCCTAGGGAAACTTGAAGATGAAGGAAACTTCTACTCCGAAAACATCAGTCGGATCCTGGACAACTTGCTTGAAGGCTATGACAATCGGCTGCGTCCAGGATTTGGAA ATGCTGTCACTGAAGTCAAAACAGACATTTATGTGACCAGTTTTGGGCCGGTGTCAGATGTGGAGATG GAGTATACAATGGATGTTTTCTTCCGCCAGACTTGGACTGACGAGAGGTTGAAGTTTGGGGGACCAACTGAGATTCTGAGTTTGAATAACTTGATGGTCAGTAAAATCTGGACACCTGACACTTTTTTTAGGAATGGCAAAAAATCAATTGCTCACAATATGACAACTCCTAATAAACTCTTCAGAATAATGCAGAATGGAACCATTCTATACACCATGAG GCTTACTATCAATGCTGACTGTCCTATGAGACTGGTGAACTTTCCTATGGATGGACACGCTTGTCCACTCAAGTTTGGGAGTT atgCTTACCCCAAAAGTGAAATCATTTATACATGGAAAAAAGGACCACTTTACTCAGTTGAAGTCCCAGAAGAATCTTCAAGCCTCCTCCAGTATGATCTGATTGGACAAACAGTATCTAGTGAGACAATTAAATCTAACACAG GTGAATACGTAATAATGACAGTTTATTTCCACTTGCAAAGGAAGATGGGCTACTTCATGATACAAATATATACTCCTTGCATTATGACGGTCATTCTTTCCCAGGTGTCTTTCTGGATTAATAAGGAGTCTGTCCCAGCCAGGACTGTCTTTG GGATCACCACTGTTTTAACCATGACCACTTTAAGCATCAGTGCCCGGCACTCGTTGCCAAAAGTGTCGTATGCGACTGCCATGGATTGGTTCATAgctgtttgctttgcttttgtctTCTCTGCTCTTATTGAGTTTGCAGCTGTCAACTACTTTACGAATCTTCAGACACAGAAGGCCAAAAGGAAGGCACAGATTGCAGCTTCACCCCCAGTGACAATCTCAAAAGCGACTGAACCCTTGGAAGCTGAGATTGTCTTG CATCCTGATTCCAGGTATCATCTGAAGAAAAGAATCACCTCTCTGAGTTTGCCAATAGTTCCACCCCCTGAGACTAACAAAGTCCTCACTAGAGCTCCCATCTTACAATCCACACCTGTCACACCCCCACCGCTTTCTCCAGCCTTCGGAGGCACCAGTAAAATAGACCAGTATTCTCGGATTCTCTTCCCGGTTGCATTTGCAGGATTCAACCTTGTGTACTGGGTAGTGTATCTTTCCAAAGACACGATGGAAGTGAGCAGCAGTGTGGAATAG
- the GABRA6 gene encoding gamma-aminobutyric acid receptor subunit alpha-6 isoform X3, protein MEYTMDVFFRQTWTDERLKFGGPTEILSLNNLMVSKIWTPDTFFRNGKKSIAHNMTTPNKLFRIMQNGTILYTMRLTINADCPMRLVNFPMDGHACPLKFGSYAYPKSEIIYTWKKGPLYSVEVPEESSSLLQYDLIGQTVSSETIKSNTGEYVIMTVYFHLQRKMGYFMIQIYTPCIMTVILSQVSFWINKESVPARTVFGITTVLTMTTLSISARHSLPKVSYATAMDWFIAVCFAFVFSALIEFAAVNYFTNLQTQKAKRKAQIAASPPVTISKATEPLEAEIVLHPDSRYHLKKRITSLSLPIVPPPETNKVLTRAPILQSTPVTPPPLSPAFGGTSKIDQYSRILFPVAFAGFNLVYWVVYLSKDTMEVSSSVE, encoded by the exons ATG GAGTATACAATGGATGTTTTCTTCCGCCAGACTTGGACTGACGAGAGGTTGAAGTTTGGGGGACCAACTGAGATTCTGAGTTTGAATAACTTGATGGTCAGTAAAATCTGGACACCTGACACTTTTTTTAGGAATGGCAAAAAATCAATTGCTCACAATATGACAACTCCTAATAAACTCTTCAGAATAATGCAGAATGGAACCATTCTATACACCATGAG GCTTACTATCAATGCTGACTGTCCTATGAGACTGGTGAACTTTCCTATGGATGGACACGCTTGTCCACTCAAGTTTGGGAGTT atgCTTACCCCAAAAGTGAAATCATTTATACATGGAAAAAAGGACCACTTTACTCAGTTGAAGTCCCAGAAGAATCTTCAAGCCTCCTCCAGTATGATCTGATTGGACAAACAGTATCTAGTGAGACAATTAAATCTAACACAG GTGAATACGTAATAATGACAGTTTATTTCCACTTGCAAAGGAAGATGGGCTACTTCATGATACAAATATATACTCCTTGCATTATGACGGTCATTCTTTCCCAGGTGTCTTTCTGGATTAATAAGGAGTCTGTCCCAGCCAGGACTGTCTTTG GGATCACCACTGTTTTAACCATGACCACTTTAAGCATCAGTGCCCGGCACTCGTTGCCAAAAGTGTCGTATGCGACTGCCATGGATTGGTTCATAgctgtttgctttgcttttgtctTCTCTGCTCTTATTGAGTTTGCAGCTGTCAACTACTTTACGAATCTTCAGACACAGAAGGCCAAAAGGAAGGCACAGATTGCAGCTTCACCCCCAGTGACAATCTCAAAAGCGACTGAACCCTTGGAAGCTGAGATTGTCTTG CATCCTGATTCCAGGTATCATCTGAAGAAAAGAATCACCTCTCTGAGTTTGCCAATAGTTCCACCCCCTGAGACTAACAAAGTCCTCACTAGAGCTCCCATCTTACAATCCACACCTGTCACACCCCCACCGCTTTCTCCAGCCTTCGGAGGCACCAGTAAAATAGACCAGTATTCTCGGATTCTCTTCCCGGTTGCATTTGCAGGATTCAACCTTGTGTACTGGGTAGTGTATCTTTCCAAAGACACGATGGAAGTGAGCAGCAGTGTGGAATAG
- the GABRA6 gene encoding gamma-aminobutyric acid receptor subunit alpha-6 isoform X2, with protein MASPLPWLYIILWVENALGKLEDEGNFYSENISRILDNLLEGYDNRLRPGFGNAVTEVKTDIYVTSFGPVSDVEMEYTMDVFFRQTWTDERLKFGGPTEILSLNNLMVSKIWTPDTFFRNGKKSIAHNMTTPNKLFRIMQNGTILYTMRLTINADCPMRLVNFPMDGHACPLKFGSYAYPKSEIIYTWKKGPLYSVEVPEESSSLLQYDLIGQTVSSETIKSNTGEYVIMTVYFHLQRKMGYFMIQIYTPCIMTVILSQVSFWINKESVPARTVFGITTVLTMTTLSISARHSLPKVSYATAMDWFIAVCFAFVFSALIEFAAVNYFTNLQTQKAKRKAQIAASPPVTISKATEPLEAEIVLRNRKSNERKEHITFLSILIPGII; from the exons ATGGCGTCGCCTCTGCCCTGGCTGTACATTATTCTATG GGTAGAAAATGCCCTAGGGAAACTTGAAGATGAAGGAAACTTCTACTCCGAAAACATCAGTCGGATCCTGGACAACTTGCTTGAAGGCTATGACAATCGGCTGCGTCCAGGATTTGGAA ATGCTGTCACTGAAGTCAAAACAGACATTTATGTGACCAGTTTTGGGCCGGTGTCAGATGTGGAGATG GAGTATACAATGGATGTTTTCTTCCGCCAGACTTGGACTGACGAGAGGTTGAAGTTTGGGGGACCAACTGAGATTCTGAGTTTGAATAACTTGATGGTCAGTAAAATCTGGACACCTGACACTTTTTTTAGGAATGGCAAAAAATCAATTGCTCACAATATGACAACTCCTAATAAACTCTTCAGAATAATGCAGAATGGAACCATTCTATACACCATGAG GCTTACTATCAATGCTGACTGTCCTATGAGACTGGTGAACTTTCCTATGGATGGACACGCTTGTCCACTCAAGTTTGGGAGTT atgCTTACCCCAAAAGTGAAATCATTTATACATGGAAAAAAGGACCACTTTACTCAGTTGAAGTCCCAGAAGAATCTTCAAGCCTCCTCCAGTATGATCTGATTGGACAAACAGTATCTAGTGAGACAATTAAATCTAACACAG GTGAATACGTAATAATGACAGTTTATTTCCACTTGCAAAGGAAGATGGGCTACTTCATGATACAAATATATACTCCTTGCATTATGACGGTCATTCTTTCCCAGGTGTCTTTCTGGATTAATAAGGAGTCTGTCCCAGCCAGGACTGTCTTTG GGATCACCACTGTTTTAACCATGACCACTTTAAGCATCAGTGCCCGGCACTCGTTGCCAAAAGTGTCGTATGCGACTGCCATGGATTGGTTCATAgctgtttgctttgcttttgtctTCTCTGCTCTTATTGAGTTTGCAGCTGTCAACTACTTTACGAATCTTCAGACACAGAAGGCCAAAAGGAAGGCACAGATTGCAGCTTCACCCCCAGTGACAATCTCAAAAGCGACTGAACCCTTGGAAGCTGAGATTGTCTTG CGGAACAGAAAATCtaatgagagaaaagaacatataACATTTCTGAG CATCCTGATTCCAGGTATCATCTGA